The Ornithodoros turicata isolate Travis chromosome 7, ASM3712646v1, whole genome shotgun sequence genome includes a region encoding these proteins:
- the LOC135399505 gene encoding invertebrate-type lysozyme 2-like — MYGRAILASILVLFSSGAWAQNVDDITRQCLDCICYASTKCDLKTACHNAGPNAYFCGPYQISYAYWADAGKPGNFDHFEKCLKDVRCSETAVVNYMNKWGTDCDGDGQVTCFDYARMHKAGRYGCDGKWVDGTEYWKLFEECMAPNVNQPLDARRKTTPN, encoded by the exons ATGTACGGCCGTGCCATCCTAGCATCCATACTCGTCCTCTTCTCTTCAG GTGCGTGGGCACAGAACGTGGACGACATCACCAGGCAATGTCTTGACTGCATCTGCTAC GCAAGCACGAAATGCGACCTGAAGACCGCGTGTCATAATGCTGGCCCAAATGCTTACTTCTGTGGCCCCTACCAGATCTCTTACGCCTATTGGGCCGACGCCGGGAAGCCAGGGAACTTTGATC ACTTCGAAAAGTGCCTGAAGGACGTGCGGTGTTCCGAGACAGCGGTGGTCAACTACATGAACAAGTGGGGAACTGACTGCGACGGAGACGGCCAGGTCACTTGTTTCGACTACGCACGCATGCACAAGGCAGGACGATACGGCTGTGACGGCAAATGGGTGGATGGCACGGAATACTGGAAGCTTTTCGAAGAATGCATGGCTCCTAACGTTAACCAGCCTCTGGATGCAAGGCGGAAGACTACGCCAAATTGA